The following proteins are co-located in the Vigna unguiculata cultivar IT97K-499-35 chromosome 9, ASM411807v1, whole genome shotgun sequence genome:
- the LOC114162851 gene encoding putative pentatricopeptide repeat-containing protein At1g77010, mitochondrial, whose product MELQVLVRTFQSCSTIREGRQLHVAFLKTGILNYSVAVANRLLQLYTRCGFLRDASHLFDEMPNTNPFSWNTLVQAHLNSGHTQSALHLFNAMPHKTHFSWNMVVSSFAKSGHLRLAHSLFNAMPSKNHLVWNSIIHSYSRHGHPGEALLLFKSMNSDPAQIMYRDAFVLATVLGACAELLALNCGKQVHARVFVDGLGLELDRVLCSSLINLYGKCGDLDGAARVMSSVREVDEFSLSALIIGYANAGRMREARKVFDSKVDPCVVLWNSIISGYVSNGEETEAVNLFSAMLRNGVRGDVSTVANVLSAGSGLLVVELVRQMHAYGCKAGTTHDVVVASALLDAYSKCQSPCEACKLFTELKAYDTILLNTMITVYSNCGRIEDAKWIFNTMPTKTLISWNSILVGLTQNACPSEALDVFCQMNKLDLQTDKFSFASVISACGSKSSLELGEQVFGKAITIGLESDEIISTSLVDFYCKCGFVKIGRKVFDGMVKTDEVSWNTMLMGYAANGYGNEALTLFSEMRYCGVRPSAITFTGVLSACDHCGLVEEGRYLFHTMKHNYYIDPGIEHYSCMVDLFARAGCFEEAMDLMEQMPFQADANMWLSVLRGCIAHGNKIIGKTAAEQIIQLDPENAGAYIQLSNILASSGDWEGSALVRELMRDKHVQKIPGCSWADC is encoded by the coding sequence ATGGAATTACAAGTTTTGGTACGAACATTTCAGTCCTGCTCCACCATTCGTGAAGGGAGGCAACTCCACGTGGCATTCCTTAAAACCGGCATTCTGAATTACTCCGTCGCCGTCGCAAACCGTCTTCTTCAACTATATACTCGCTGCGGTTTTCTCCGTGATGCGTCCCACTTGTTTGACGAAATGCCTAACACAAACCCTTTCTCCTGGAACACCCTCGTCCAAGCCCACCTTAACTCAGGCCACACCCAAAGTGCCCTCCACTTGTTCAACGCCATGCCTCACAAGACCCACTTCTCATGGAACATGGTCGTTTCCTCATTCGCCAAGTCTGGACACCTCCGACTAGCGCACTCTCTTTTCAATGCCATGCCCTCAAAGAACCACCTTGTCTGGAATTCCATTATTCATAGTTATTCCAGACATGGGCATCCTGGGGAAGCACTTTTGCTCTTCAAGAGCATGAACTCTGACCCTGCACAAATAATGTACCGTGATGCTTTTGTGCTGGCCACTGTTCTCGGGGCTTGTGCTGAATTGCTGGCTCTCAACTGTGGGAAACAAGTCCATGCACGTGTTTTTGTGGATGGTCTTGGGTTGGAGCTTGACAGGGTTTTGTGCAGCTCGTTGATAAACTTGTATGGCAAGTGTGGTGATTTGGATGGTGCTGCTCGCGTTATGAGTTCCGTGAGGGAAGTGGATGAATTCTCCTTGTCAGCTTTGATAATTGGTTATGCAAATGCTGGCAGAATGAGGGAGGCGAGAAAGGTTTTTGACAGTAAGGTTGATCCGTGTGTTGTGCTGTGGAATTCGATTATTTCGGGTTACGTGTCCAACGGTGAGGAGACGGAAGCAGTGAATCTTTTCTCGGCAATGCTTAGGAATGGTGTGAGGGGAGACGTGTCTACTGTTGCTAATGTTTTGAGTGCAGGCAGTGGTTTACTCGTTGTAGAACTTGTTAGGCAAATGCATGCCTACGGTTGTAAAGCTGGGACGACTCATGATGTAGTGGTTGCTAGTGCTCTTCTTGATGCGTACTCCAAATGTCAAAGCCCTTGTGAAGCTTGTAAGTTGTTTACTGAGCTCAAAGCTTATGATACCATTTTACTTAATACTATGATCACTGTCTATTCCAATTGTGGAAGGATAGAAGATGCCAAATGGATTTTTAACACGATGCCTACTAAAACCTTAATTTCATGGAATTCAATCCTAGTTGGCTTAACCCAGAATGCGTGTCCAAGTGAAGCGTTGGATGTTTTTTGTCAGATGAATAAACTAGACTTACAAACGGACAAGTTTAGTTTTGCTAGTGTTATCAGTGCTTGTGGCAGCAAATCATCCCTTGAACTTGGTGAGCAGGTCTTCGGTAAAGCTATTACCATTGGACTCGAGTCCGACGAGATTATTTCTACCTCCCTTGTTgatttttattgtaaatgtgGTTTTGTTAAGATAGGGCGTAAAGTTTTTGATGGAATGGTAAAAACTGATGAAGTCTCGTGGAACACAATGTTGATGGGGTATGCCGCAAATGGATATGGAAATGAAGCATTGACACTCTTTAGCGAAATGAGGTATTGTGGTGTCAGACCTTCTGCCATTACTTTTACCGGAGTTCTTTCAGCCTGTGATCATTGTGGTCTGGTTGAAGAAGGAAGATATCTGTTCCACACTATGAAACACAACTATTATATAGATCCAGGGATTGAACATTACTCTTGCATGGTTGATCTTTTTGCTCGAGCAGGATGCTTCGAGGAAGCAATGGATCTTATGGAACAGATGCCTTTTCAGGCTGATGCAAACATGTGGTTGTCAGTATTGAGAGGCTGCATTGCTCATGGAAACAAGATTATTGGCAAGACGGCTGCAGAGCAAATCATTCAGCTTGATCCTGAAAATGCAGGTGCTTATATACAACTGTCTAACATACTTGCATCTTCCGGGGATTGGGAAGGGTCAGCACTAGTAAGAGAACTGATGAGAGACAAGCATGTTCAGAAGATTCCTGGTTGCAGTTGGGCAGATTGCTGA